The Microbacterium sp. Nx66 genome contains a region encoding:
- a CDS encoding glycosyltransferase: MPARVHALIVARPGPSARAQLLRTLDAVRSQTLPPAAVTLIICGDATTARESDAVAATVEGIIEARSSTSFAEALELARPRVLDGSAIWILAQDTAPHPRALERLTGMLERSPSAAIVAPKLVATDNEREIVSLGVSMTTFGRSVELAAGELDQGQHDRMDDALGADIRGLLIRGEVRDALRPDPALGGADEGLDLGVRARLGGGRVVLAPAARVSAAPDGPAALPAGRARRAFVTRLAQLHRRLAYAPAAAVPLHWLTFLPLALWRSLTHLIGKRPEAVFPEWGAALLAMIRFGAVARSRARIRSFRSSTWASIAPLRVTPAQLRRRLDDGHGSEHGAVSELRFFSGGGAWAVLAALVVSIASFTSLLAWPALGGGGLLPLRETVAALWQDAAWGRRGLGIDLVGPADPFAAVVAVLGSLWPGAPSFAMVLLWILALPLAVLGGWFAATRVTDRAGLRIFAGIAWALAPTFLTALVDGRPSAVLVHLLLPWLFHSAVVAHRSWGAAGSASLLLAAVVACAPVLAPALAVLWVVALGIVLGTAQFRGAGRLLWLPLPTAALFAPLIFWQFAHGTALGLLADPGRTWLGPQAAADAAGRLAIAGGFPTSDLAGWATVLPGTWAALLCAPLALLALGSAVSPRWRAGITMLVVALSGLATAFLAVGVSVASAGATAVPLWPGTGLSLAWIGVVGAATITLDTALTLPRLRVAATGLAALALVVCAVPALTAFHGDRSALTNGPESTLPAYVRAQAAGDRPISTLILTPQNDGGLAVEVVRGASETLGAQTTMLSTAVEPQGTDLAVLAVDLISARDFDAPAQLLAQGISYVLLAEVPGEGDRARTLRTASVAAIDQRAGLVQAGSTDRGVLWRLEGEPAEPAALSATQEGTARVVVTLQLLVVLAALLLSIPTRASRRAARAQSRIVGRAPEEPLVLPRHAEDSVPDAAVVPPVGTVEDPQDEPALADEALAPIADAEPADDGADPRPTADGEEDRPDVSSADHQGSTSSEEDHR, encoded by the coding sequence ATGCCAGCCCGAGTTCATGCCCTCATCGTCGCGCGCCCCGGCCCCTCCGCCCGCGCCCAGCTCCTCCGCACGCTCGACGCCGTCCGTTCCCAGACGCTCCCGCCCGCGGCCGTCACGCTGATCATCTGCGGCGACGCCACCACAGCACGGGAGAGCGACGCCGTCGCCGCCACCGTCGAGGGCATCATCGAGGCGCGGTCGTCGACCTCGTTCGCCGAGGCCCTCGAGCTGGCGCGTCCACGCGTCCTCGACGGATCGGCGATCTGGATCCTCGCGCAGGACACCGCGCCGCACCCGCGGGCGCTGGAACGGCTCACGGGCATGTTGGAGCGTTCCCCGTCCGCGGCGATCGTCGCTCCGAAGCTCGTGGCCACCGACAACGAGCGCGAGATCGTCTCCCTCGGCGTGAGCATGACCACCTTCGGCCGCTCGGTCGAGCTGGCCGCCGGGGAGCTGGACCAGGGACAGCACGACCGGATGGACGACGCCCTCGGGGCGGACATCCGCGGCCTGCTCATCCGCGGCGAGGTGCGCGACGCGCTGCGGCCGGACCCCGCCCTCGGCGGTGCCGACGAGGGCCTCGACCTCGGCGTCCGCGCGCGGCTCGGAGGCGGGCGTGTGGTCCTCGCCCCGGCTGCGAGGGTCTCCGCGGCCCCGGATGGTCCGGCGGCGCTACCGGCAGGACGAGCCCGGAGGGCATTCGTCACCCGTCTCGCCCAGCTCCATCGGCGCCTCGCCTATGCGCCCGCGGCCGCCGTGCCGCTGCACTGGCTGACCTTCCTGCCGCTCGCGCTGTGGCGTTCCCTCACCCATCTCATCGGCAAGCGGCCCGAGGCGGTGTTCCCGGAGTGGGGCGCGGCTCTCCTCGCGATGATCCGCTTCGGCGCCGTGGCGCGATCGCGCGCCCGTATCCGCTCGTTCCGATCCTCCACCTGGGCGAGCATCGCCCCGTTGCGGGTCACCCCCGCGCAGCTGCGGCGCCGGCTCGACGACGGTCATGGCAGCGAACACGGTGCCGTCAGCGAGCTCCGCTTCTTCTCCGGGGGTGGGGCGTGGGCGGTGCTGGCCGCGCTCGTCGTGAGCATCGCCTCCTTCACCAGCCTCCTCGCCTGGCCGGCGCTGGGGGGCGGGGGCCTCCTGCCCCTGCGCGAGACCGTCGCCGCGCTGTGGCAGGATGCGGCGTGGGGGAGGCGCGGGCTCGGCATCGACCTCGTCGGCCCTGCGGACCCGTTCGCCGCGGTCGTCGCGGTGCTGGGCTCGCTGTGGCCCGGGGCGCCGTCCTTCGCGATGGTGCTGCTGTGGATCCTCGCACTGCCGCTCGCCGTCCTCGGGGGATGGTTCGCCGCGACCCGCGTCACCGACCGAGCCGGCCTGCGCATCTTCGCCGGCATCGCGTGGGCGCTCGCGCCGACGTTCCTCACCGCACTCGTGGACGGTCGGCCTTCCGCCGTGCTCGTCCACCTGCTGCTCCCGTGGCTGTTCCACTCGGCGGTGGTCGCCCACCGTTCCTGGGGCGCGGCCGGAAGCGCGTCCCTGCTCCTGGCGGCGGTTGTCGCCTGCGCGCCGGTCCTCGCTCCGGCGCTCGCGGTGCTGTGGGTCGTGGCTCTGGGGATCGTGCTGGGAACTGCGCAGTTCCGCGGGGCCGGCCGCCTGCTCTGGCTCCCGCTGCCGACCGCGGCGCTGTTCGCTCCTCTGATCTTCTGGCAGTTCGCCCACGGCACGGCCCTCGGTCTGCTCGCCGATCCCGGACGGACGTGGCTCGGGCCGCAGGCGGCCGCCGACGCCGCCGGTCGCCTGGCGATCGCCGGTGGCTTCCCCACGAGCGATCTGGCAGGGTGGGCGACCGTCCTTCCCGGCACCTGGGCGGCGCTGCTGTGCGCGCCGCTCGCGCTGCTCGCACTGGGATCCGCCGTCTCGCCCCGGTGGCGTGCGGGGATCACCATGCTGGTCGTCGCGCTCAGCGGACTCGCCACGGCGTTCCTCGCCGTCGGTGTCAGCGTCGCCTCCGCAGGAGCGACCGCGGTCCCGCTCTGGCCGGGCACCGGTCTGAGCCTCGCCTGGATCGGCGTCGTCGGCGCGGCGACGATCACGCTGGACACGGCGCTCACGCTTCCCCGACTGCGCGTGGCCGCCACGGGACTGGCCGCCCTCGCGCTGGTGGTGTGCGCGGTCCCCGCCCTCACCGCGTTCCACGGCGACCGTTCCGCGCTGACCAACGGCCCCGAATCCACGCTGCCCGCCTACGTGCGTGCGCAGGCGGCCGGGGACCGTCCGATCTCCACTCTCATCCTCACGCCGCAGAACGACGGCGGTCTCGCCGTCGAGGTGGTGCGCGGCGCGAGCGAGACCCTGGGAGCGCAGACGACGATGCTCTCCACGGCGGTCGAACCGCAGGGGACGGACCTCGCCGTCCTCGCCGTCGATCTCATCTCCGCCCGCGACTTCGACGCGCCGGCGCAGCTCCTCGCGCAGGGGATCAGCTACGTCCTCCTCGCCGAGGTACCGGGCGAAGGGGATCGCGCACGCACCCTGCGCACGGCCTCCGTCGCCGCGATCGACCAGCGGGCGGGCCTCGTGCAGGCCGGTTCGACGGACCGCGGGGTCCTCTGGCGCCTCGAGGGCGAGCCGGCGGAGCCGGCAGCGCTGAGCGCGACGCAGGAGGGGACCGCCAGGGTCGTCGTGACGCTGCAGCTCCTCGTCGTGCTCGCCGCGCTGCTCCTGTCCATCCCGACGCGCGCGTCGCGTCGGGCCGCCAGAGCGCAGTCGAGGATCGTCGGCAGGGCGCCGGAGGAACCTCTGGTCCTGCCACGCCACGCGGAGGACTCGGTGCCGGACGCGGCCGTCGTGCCGCCGGTCGGTACCGTCGAGGACCCGCAGGACGAACCCGCGCTCGCCGACGAGGCACTCGCCCCGATCGCCGACGCCGAACCCGCTGACGACGGTGCAGACCCCCGCCCGACGGCGGACGGCGAGGAGGACCGGCCGGATGTCTCGTCCGCCGACCACCAGGGAAGCACCAGCTCCGAGGAGGACCACCGATGA
- a CDS encoding DUF5719 family protein gives MTGTRAFRVAATSARVVTGVVVAAACVLGVATAVHAPWPTVTHEPAQERVTPLPGDSVLVCAGDFRALGRNTAAPSEMRRAATPELTAGGTNGVPSQTGLAVPDLVDGQEVPVLTGAVEGRSAPLIAGAESSTLAAEDLAGFAASPCGVPRLESWLVGGYVGTGAEDVVLLANTADVPATVTLAVYGTARGGRTVIVPPRTQTALPLTSIAAGNDVPVVKVSAVGAPVRAVLQSALMQVLDPAGADQQEAVSGPQQHVVLPGVQAFAAAGDQGDMTVLRLLAPGTDALAEVHVTAEGGGAGLDAFTVPLTADEPAQVSLSGLEPGTYTVEIEADAPVVAGVRQQDGFGADSDFAWVTPAPEIDAEVAFAVPSGPSPRLQLANTSDEETTVSLSTIDGGSPQEIVIPAGETRGLDVAADTTYVLRPEGEVHAAVAMTAPGALAVLPVPPSPGVEASITVYP, from the coding sequence ATGACGGGCACTCGCGCGTTCCGCGTCGCTGCGACCAGCGCACGGGTCGTCACCGGCGTCGTGGTCGCCGCCGCCTGTGTGCTGGGCGTCGCGACCGCCGTGCACGCCCCCTGGCCGACCGTCACGCACGAGCCGGCGCAGGAGCGGGTGACCCCGCTCCCCGGAGACAGCGTCCTGGTGTGCGCCGGCGACTTCCGCGCGCTCGGTCGCAACACGGCCGCGCCGTCGGAGATGCGCCGGGCGGCGACCCCCGAGCTCACAGCGGGAGGCACGAACGGCGTCCCGTCGCAGACGGGGCTCGCGGTGCCGGACCTCGTGGACGGGCAGGAGGTGCCGGTGCTCACCGGAGCCGTCGAGGGGCGGTCAGCACCGCTCATCGCCGGCGCCGAGTCGTCGACTCTCGCCGCGGAGGACCTCGCCGGCTTCGCCGCCTCTCCCTGCGGAGTGCCTCGGCTCGAGTCGTGGCTCGTCGGCGGGTACGTGGGCACCGGAGCCGAGGACGTCGTCCTCCTCGCGAACACAGCCGACGTCCCCGCGACCGTGACGCTCGCGGTCTACGGAACGGCCCGCGGCGGACGGACGGTCATCGTCCCGCCGCGCACGCAGACGGCACTGCCGCTGACGTCCATCGCTGCGGGCAACGACGTCCCCGTCGTCAAGGTGAGTGCGGTCGGAGCGCCCGTCCGCGCCGTCCTGCAGTCGGCGCTGATGCAGGTGCTCGACCCGGCCGGGGCCGACCAGCAGGAAGCGGTGTCGGGCCCGCAGCAGCACGTCGTGCTCCCCGGTGTGCAGGCCTTCGCGGCAGCAGGGGACCAGGGCGACATGACGGTGCTGCGTCTGCTCGCGCCCGGAACGGACGCGCTCGCCGAGGTCCATGTGACCGCCGAGGGCGGTGGCGCCGGTCTGGACGCGTTCACGGTGCCGCTCACCGCCGACGAGCCCGCGCAGGTCTCGCTCAGCGGTCTCGAGCCGGGGACCTACACCGTGGAGATCGAGGCCGATGCCCCCGTCGTCGCCGGGGTGCGGCAGCAGGACGGCTTCGGAGCGGACTCCGATTTCGCGTGGGTCACCCCCGCACCGGAGATAGACGCGGAGGTCGCCTTCGCCGTGCCGTCCGGTCCATCCCCGCGGCTGCAGCTGGCCAACACGTCCGATGAGGAGACCACCGTCTCCCTCTCGACCATCGACGGGGGCTCGCCGCAGGAGATCGTCATCCCGGCGGGGGAGACCCGTGGCCTCGACGTCGCAGCGGACACGACCTATGTGCTCCGTCCGGAGGGAGAGGTGCACGCCGCCGTCGCGATGACGGCGCCCGGCGCCCTCGCCGTGCTTCCGGTCCCGCCGTCGCCGGGGGTCGAGGCGTCGATCACCGTCTACCCCTGA
- a CDS encoding DUF3499 family protein — protein sequence MDGRLCSKVGCAREAVATLTYDYGDQMAALGPLGAANDPQAHDLCAPHADRLSVPAGWLVVRHEALRA from the coding sequence ATGGACGGACGACTGTGCTCGAAGGTCGGCTGCGCGCGCGAGGCCGTGGCCACCCTCACGTATGACTACGGGGATCAGATGGCCGCGCTCGGGCCGCTCGGTGCGGCGAACGATCCGCAGGCGCACGACCTCTGTGCGCCGCATGCGGACCGCCTCTCCGTCCCTGCGGGATGGCTGGTCGTCCGCCACGAGGCCCTGCGCGCCTGA
- a CDS encoding RDD family protein — MSAQIDVSDEVLSGEAVAIDVQPVGFLLRAAGAVIDMLLGYAVFVGSIFLRIWLLDIGVLDTATDRIALVASLVISFVILPITMEVALKGRSLGKLAVGGRIVRMDGGAAGFRHAFIRALLGVLEIYLTFGGLAVLVGAFTARSQRLGDLVAGTYSQRVRTPQLVTLAPTLPPALTAWAQVADVARLPDRLARRISQFLVSAPRMLPAARERVARDLLAEAAPFISPVPAAPPELVLVGVTVLRRERERRALDNADRRAERLTGRRLGA; from the coding sequence ATGTCCGCGCAGATCGACGTCTCCGACGAGGTGCTCTCCGGCGAGGCGGTCGCGATCGACGTCCAGCCGGTGGGGTTCCTCCTCCGGGCGGCCGGCGCCGTCATCGACATGCTGCTGGGCTACGCCGTCTTCGTCGGGTCGATCTTCCTTCGCATCTGGCTTCTCGACATCGGCGTGCTCGACACCGCCACCGACCGCATCGCCCTCGTGGCCTCCCTCGTCATCAGCTTCGTGATCCTGCCGATCACGATGGAGGTGGCGCTGAAGGGACGCAGCCTCGGAAAGCTCGCCGTCGGCGGCAGGATCGTACGGATGGACGGCGGAGCGGCCGGGTTCCGCCACGCGTTCATCCGCGCCCTGCTCGGCGTCCTCGAGATCTATCTCACCTTCGGCGGCCTCGCCGTCCTGGTCGGGGCCTTCACGGCGCGTTCCCAGCGCCTCGGCGACCTGGTCGCCGGCACGTACAGCCAGCGGGTACGCACCCCGCAGCTGGTCACGCTCGCGCCGACGCTGCCTCCGGCGCTGACGGCATGGGCGCAGGTCGCCGACGTGGCGCGGCTTCCTGATCGGCTCGCCCGCCGCATCTCCCAATTCCTCGTGAGCGCCCCGCGCATGCTCCCGGCTGCTCGGGAACGCGTGGCCCGCGACCTGCTCGCCGAGGCCGCACCCTTCATCTCCCCCGTACCGGCGGCGCCGCCCGAGCTCGTGCTGGTCGGCGTCACCGTCCTCCGCCGCGAGCGCGAACGCCGCGCGCTGGACAACGCGGATCGACGTGCGGAGCGACTGACGGGTCGCCGTCTGGGCGCCTGA
- a CDS encoding stage II sporulation protein M, protein MDADALTDARRSEWERLDTLSRARLDGAGVDELIVRYRAASADLAELKTSVGESPQGAYLSTILVRARLRLTGAADSILTQTSRFFRLQLPAALYRLRRTTLVIALAFVAVAVGTAAWIAGDPALVATLGPPDALEQYADESFTGYYTENPAAVFIGMVWTNNAWIAMQCVLFGVTGIWPVYMLVQNAMGLGTSGAVMAIHDKADLMVLYILPHGMLEMTCIFVAAAAGLRMFWAWVAPGHRTRGEALAEEGRALATVALGLVFALFLSGLVEGFVTGWALPWPVKIGIGAAALAVFLIYMLVIGRRAYRRGETGDLVEYESGTPRLVAG, encoded by the coding sequence GTGGATGCCGATGCCCTCACCGATGCGCGCCGGTCCGAATGGGAACGGCTGGACACCCTCAGCCGTGCCCGCCTGGACGGTGCCGGTGTCGACGAGCTCATCGTGCGCTACCGTGCCGCATCGGCCGACCTCGCGGAACTGAAGACGTCGGTCGGGGAGTCCCCGCAGGGCGCCTACCTCTCCACGATCCTCGTGCGTGCGCGGCTCCGGCTCACGGGGGCCGCGGACAGCATCCTCACCCAGACGTCGCGGTTCTTCCGCCTCCAGCTCCCCGCGGCGCTCTACCGCCTGCGTCGGACGACCCTGGTCATCGCGCTCGCCTTCGTGGCGGTCGCCGTCGGCACGGCCGCGTGGATCGCCGGTGACCCGGCGCTCGTCGCCACGCTCGGTCCACCGGACGCCTTGGAGCAGTACGCCGACGAGAGCTTCACCGGCTACTACACCGAGAACCCCGCAGCGGTGTTCATAGGGATGGTCTGGACGAACAATGCCTGGATAGCGATGCAGTGCGTGCTGTTCGGGGTGACCGGCATCTGGCCCGTCTACATGCTCGTGCAGAACGCCATGGGGCTGGGCACGTCGGGGGCGGTCATGGCGATCCACGACAAGGCCGACCTCATGGTCCTGTACATCCTTCCCCACGGCATGCTGGAGATGACGTGCATCTTCGTCGCCGCGGCCGCCGGCCTGCGCATGTTCTGGGCCTGGGTCGCGCCGGGCCACCGCACCCGCGGCGAGGCGCTCGCGGAGGAGGGCAGGGCGCTGGCCACCGTCGCCCTCGGGCTCGTGTTCGCGCTCTTCCTCTCCGGGCTGGTCGAGGGGTTCGTCACCGGATGGGCACTGCCCTGGCCGGTCAAGATCGGCATCGGTGCCGCGGCCCTCGCGGTCTTCCTCATCTACATGCTCGTGATCGGCAGGCGCGCCTATCGCCGCGGCGAGACCGGTGACCTCGTCGAGTACGAGTCCGGCACGCCGCGGCTCGTGGCGGGCTGA
- a CDS encoding DUF58 domain-containing protein: MFVSGRLAVALAVGIVPLVLTGLAGFPPYAVLGGWIGLCLLLVAVDVVLGGDPRAATVTRRVPSRARLGEQVPVSVAVQNRGTRTLDVLLRDAWQPTAGAPSERQHLRIPPGERRRVEIPLRPRRRGELVSAFVVLRSRGPLGLAGRQALHPVRGAIRVLPAFSSRKHLPSRLARLRELDGNTSIQVRGQGTEFDSLREYVRGDDVRSIDWRATARAGTTMLRTWRPERDRHVVLIVDTGRTAAARVGDGTRLDAALEAALLLSALAARAGDHVHLLMHDRVTRARVTGVDGAALLPALTDAMAPVHARLVDTDWHGAFASVRTLTTRPSLLVVLTAQDAAESARGFLGAFPDASRAMTVLVGSVTDDGIAALTRARESREDVYLAAAAERTLRDAENVADAIRRAGGEAIAADPEDLPPRIADRYLELKAAGRL; encoded by the coding sequence GTGTTCGTCTCGGGCCGTCTCGCCGTCGCCCTCGCCGTCGGCATCGTGCCGCTGGTCCTCACCGGGCTGGCGGGGTTTCCGCCGTATGCGGTGCTGGGCGGGTGGATCGGGCTGTGCCTCCTCCTCGTGGCCGTCGACGTCGTCCTGGGCGGCGACCCGCGCGCGGCGACCGTCACCCGTCGCGTCCCGTCGCGCGCCCGGCTCGGCGAGCAGGTGCCGGTCAGCGTGGCGGTGCAGAACCGGGGGACGCGGACGCTCGACGTCCTGCTCCGCGACGCGTGGCAGCCCACCGCGGGAGCGCCGTCGGAACGGCAGCACCTGCGCATTCCGCCCGGGGAACGGCGGCGCGTGGAGATCCCCCTCCGCCCGAGACGCCGTGGCGAGCTCGTCAGCGCCTTCGTCGTGCTTCGTTCCCGCGGTCCCCTGGGGCTCGCCGGCCGACAGGCACTGCACCCCGTCCGCGGCGCGATCCGTGTGCTGCCCGCCTTCTCCTCGCGCAAGCATCTGCCTTCGCGGCTGGCGCGGCTGCGGGAGCTCGATGGGAACACCAGCATCCAGGTCCGGGGACAGGGCACCGAGTTCGACTCCCTGCGCGAGTACGTGCGAGGGGACGACGTCCGCTCCATAGACTGGCGGGCGACGGCACGAGCGGGGACGACGATGCTGCGCACCTGGCGCCCCGAGCGCGACCGGCATGTGGTCCTCATCGTCGACACCGGGCGCACGGCCGCAGCCCGGGTGGGCGACGGCACACGACTCGATGCGGCGCTGGAGGCCGCGCTCCTGCTCTCCGCGCTCGCGGCACGGGCAGGCGACCACGTGCACCTGCTCATGCACGACAGGGTGACCAGGGCACGGGTGACCGGGGTGGACGGCGCGGCGCTCCTGCCGGCTCTCACCGACGCCATGGCTCCGGTGCACGCCCGCCTCGTCGACACCGATTGGCATGGGGCCTTCGCGTCGGTGCGGACGCTGACCACGCGTCCCTCTCTTCTCGTCGTGCTCACGGCGCAGGACGCCGCCGAGTCGGCACGGGGCTTCCTCGGTGCCTTCCCCGACGCCTCACGGGCCATGACGGTGCTGGTCGGTTCGGTCACGGACGACGGCATCGCCGCCCTCACCCGCGCGCGGGAGTCCCGGGAGGACGTCTATCTCGCCGCCGCCGCCGAGCGCACGCTCCGGGACGCCGAGAACGTCGCGGACGCGATCCGCCGCGCCGGTGGCGAAGCCATCGCCGCGGACCCCGAGGACCTCCCGCCGCGGATCGCCGACCGCTACCTCGAGCTCAAGGCGGCGGGGCGGCTCTGA